A genome region from Pseudodesulfovibrio alkaliphilus includes the following:
- a CDS encoding YtxH domain-containing protein, with protein MSDHSTQWPQPGASSAEGAYSRDPQNPTHYFQDANQFGAAMQSVPASRPAVAQAPSPVASWFAFTNADYLKGLALGVGAALVVTNPTVQKAVVSGAVKAWAAIQGGVEELKEQVQDAKAELSQKD; from the coding sequence ATGAGCGATCACAGCACACAGTGGCCCCAGCCCGGCGCCTCCTCTGCCGAGGGCGCGTACTCCAGGGACCCGCAGAACCCCACCCACTACTTCCAGGACGCCAACCAGTTCGGCGCCGCCATGCAGTCGGTCCCGGCCTCGCGGCCTGCCGTTGCCCAGGCTCCCTCTCCTGTGGCCTCCTGGTTCGCCTTCACCAACGCCGACTACCTCAAGGGACTGGCCCTGGGTGTGGGCGCGGCCCTGGTGGTGACGAACCCCACGGTGCAAAAGGCCGTGGTCTCCGGCGCGGTCAAGGCATGGGCGGCCATCCAGGGCGGCGTTGAAGAACTCAAGGAACAGGTCCAGGACGCAAAGGCCGAACTGAGCCAAAAGGACTAG
- a CDS encoding heavy metal translocating P-type ATPase, with translation MTAHAAPTFTVVHEVAGRMRLRSRRLYDPALDLAYLEALIGALPGVDEVRINRWGASVVVAHDGRPETRARVLNLLDHVPPDAYAPGNAGREEVSALTVTGQGLAAALTPFAPQTAAAPASWLMGAPTLLKGLHTLLYDGVKVEVLDAAAVGFSLLRRDYFTANAIVAMLGLGGYLEHWTEKRSDDLLKSLLRPAVEEVSVERDAREIRIPFDSLTVGDLVICGAGELLPVDGVVVDGDAALNQSSITGESLPVHVSEGDEVLSGAVIEDGRIKVAARAVGRETSMARIGRFLENSLRTRSASQKRSDELADKLVPVTFGLGLVLFVLTRDVSRAASVLTVDYSCAIKLASPVAVKSGMHTAGHCGVLLKGAQALDNLSRIDTIVFDKTGTLTRGDLAVTDVRPLDGMAPHALLALAAGAEEHYAHPVARAVVAESRRRGLPLPPISQVDFIVAHGVSAYVEGERVLVGSRHFLEDDEGVDCAPVRDEARALRREGKSILYVARSGRILGVIALRDELRPEAAEALAMLKERGITTIVMLTGDHRDTARSIADALGGIDEVHWELKPEDKAAIVRRLQESGHTLAFAGDGVNDAPALLSADVGICMPGGADLARDSAQVVLLEDDLRLLAVARDVADRTRLALRRTFQAAVGFNSAVLLAATLGRISPVVSAFLHNASTLCIVSYAAAACRRRPASADFLEAIKPSQEASHVRHP, from the coding sequence ATGACCGCCCACGCGGCACCGACCTTCACCGTGGTCCACGAGGTGGCGGGACGCATGCGCCTTCGCAGCCGCCGCCTCTACGACCCCGCCCTGGACCTCGCCTACCTGGAGGCCCTGATCGGTGCGTTGCCCGGCGTGGACGAGGTACGCATCAACCGCTGGGGCGCATCCGTGGTGGTGGCCCACGACGGCCGCCCCGAGACGCGGGCCAGGGTGCTCAACCTCCTTGACCACGTCCCGCCCGATGCCTATGCGCCGGGCAACGCGGGTCGGGAAGAGGTCTCGGCCCTGACTGTGACAGGCCAGGGACTCGCGGCCGCCCTGACCCCATTCGCCCCCCAGACGGCGGCCGCACCGGCCAGTTGGCTGATGGGCGCCCCCACCCTGCTCAAGGGGCTGCACACCCTGCTCTACGACGGCGTCAAGGTGGAGGTGCTGGACGCGGCGGCGGTGGGCTTCTCCCTGTTGCGGCGCGACTACTTCACGGCCAACGCCATTGTGGCCATGCTCGGCCTGGGCGGCTACCTGGAGCACTGGACCGAAAAGCGCTCCGACGACCTGCTCAAGAGTCTGCTGCGGCCCGCCGTGGAAGAGGTTTCGGTGGAGCGCGACGCCAGGGAGATCCGTATTCCCTTCGACAGCCTGACCGTGGGCGATCTGGTCATCTGCGGCGCGGGCGAGCTGCTGCCGGTGGACGGTGTGGTCGTGGACGGCGACGCTGCCCTGAACCAGAGCTCCATCACCGGGGAATCCCTGCCCGTGCATGTCAGCGAGGGAGACGAGGTGCTCTCCGGTGCCGTCATCGAAGACGGCCGCATCAAGGTGGCGGCCCGCGCCGTGGGTCGGGAAACCTCCATGGCCCGCATCGGCCGCTTTCTTGAGAACTCCCTTCGCACCCGCTCCGCCTCGCAGAAGCGCTCCGACGAGCTGGCCGACAAGCTGGTGCCTGTCACCTTCGGCCTGGGGCTGGTCCTGTTCGTCCTGACCCGCGACGTGAGCCGCGCCGCTTCGGTGCTCACAGTGGACTACTCCTGCGCCATCAAACTGGCCTCGCCCGTGGCAGTCAAGTCGGGCATGCACACGGCCGGGCACTGCGGGGTGCTGCTCAAGGGAGCGCAAGCCCTGGACAACCTCTCCCGCATCGACACCATCGTGTTCGACAAGACCGGCACCCTGACCCGGGGCGACCTCGCGGTCACGGATGTACGGCCCCTGGACGGCATGGCCCCCCACGCCCTGCTGGCCCTGGCTGCCGGGGCAGAGGAGCATTACGCCCATCCGGTGGCTCGGGCCGTGGTGGCCGAATCCAGGCGGCGCGGCCTGCCCCTGCCGCCCATCAGCCAGGTGGACTTCATTGTGGCCCACGGCGTTTCCGCCTATGTGGAGGGCGAACGCGTACTGGTGGGCAGCCGACATTTCCTTGAAGACGACGAGGGCGTGGACTGCGCCCCGGTGCGCGACGAGGCCCGCGCCCTGCGCCGGGAAGGCAAGTCCATTCTCTATGTGGCCCGCTCGGGGCGGATTCTCGGGGTCATCGCCCTGCGCGACGAACTGCGGCCCGAGGCGGCCGAAGCCCTGGCAATGCTCAAGGAGCGCGGCATAACCACCATCGTCATGCTCACAGGAGACCATCGCGACACGGCCCGGTCCATTGCCGACGCCCTTGGCGGCATCGACGAGGTCCACTGGGAACTCAAACCCGAAGACAAGGCAGCCATCGTCAGGCGGCTCCAGGAGTCCGGGCACACCCTCGCCTTTGCCGGAGACGGGGTCAACGACGCCCCGGCCCTGCTCTCGGCCGATGTGGGCATCTGCATGCCCGGCGGCGCGGACCTCGCCCGCGACTCGGCCCAGGTGGTCCTGCTGGAGGACGATCTGCGGCTGTTGGCCGTGGCCCGCGACGTGGCCGACCGCACCCGCCTCGCCCTCAGGCGGACCTTCCAGGCCGCCGTGGGCTTCAACTCCGCCGTGCTCCTGGCTGCCACACTGGGCCGCATCTCGCCCGTGGTCTCGGCCTTCCTGCACAACGCCTCCACCCTTTGCATCGTCAGCTACGCGGCCGCGGCCTGCCGCCGCCGTCCCGCATCAGCCGATTTTCTCGAAGCCATCAAACCCTCCCAAGAGGCCAGCCATGTACGCCACCCTTAA
- a CDS encoding magnetosome protein MamC produces the protein MTKQYTTAARAVPLSGAVLGAAVFGAVIGATAAAARGIRQVKNGEATKQDVAMDVARESGSTAVAAGAGVAVASALGLGPILSAVGVVAVAVGTKYAIDSVLSPSRPKPAAKAAVPAASATEKTAPKKTAAIKTPSSAAKKSAAPQKTVKKAAPKKAAPKKAATTTKQTAKTTETPDKA, from the coding sequence ATGACCAAGCAATATACTACTGCGGCCAGGGCTGTGCCCCTGAGTGGCGCCGTTCTGGGCGCGGCCGTATTCGGCGCCGTGATCGGCGCCACGGCAGCCGCGGCCCGAGGCATTCGACAGGTGAAAAACGGCGAGGCCACAAAACAGGACGTGGCCATGGATGTGGCCCGCGAGAGCGGCTCCACCGCCGTGGCCGCAGGAGCGGGCGTGGCCGTGGCCTCGGCCCTCGGCCTTGGCCCGATCCTCTCCGCCGTGGGCGTGGTGGCCGTGGCCGTGGGCACCAAGTACGCCATCGATTCCGTTCTCAGCCCCTCCCGCCCCAAACCCGCAGCCAAAGCCGCGGTCCCTGCCGCGTCAGCGACCGAAAAGACGGCACCCAAAAAAACCGCAGCAATCAAAACCCCGAGCTCCGCAGCCAAAAAAAGCGCGGCTCCCCAAAAGACCGTCAAAAAGGCTGCGCCCAAAAAAGCTGCGCCCAAAAAAGCGGCCACGACCACGAAACAGACCGCCAAAACCACCGAAACCCCAGACAAGGCATAA
- a CDS encoding ferrous iron transport protein A, whose translation MYATLNDAPTGTPLTISRIAGEDLEGRMGRMGLFVGETITRLDEDVALRTVRVRGPRGEVVLGSGMGGKVMAHLDDGRILPLMEMRPGDRGHVEYINAGEALRQGMAALGLDEDDPIELVRVLPPMEYTALVVGRGRVRLAEGMAAKILGRMGSTSCQFANARAGQDFTVETIIGGQRAQRAIRSLHITPGTTLRLEMVGEAPSYRMPGRDRCVIAGTGGLRVYLRLDQADQVVVEYDERAAQ comes from the coding sequence ATGTACGCCACCCTTAACGACGCGCCCACCGGCACACCCCTGACCATTTCGCGCATCGCGGGCGAAGACCTGGAGGGCCGCATGGGCCGCATGGGCCTGTTCGTGGGCGAGACCATCACCCGGCTCGACGAGGACGTGGCCCTGCGCACCGTCCGGGTGCGCGGCCCAAGGGGCGAAGTGGTCCTGGGCAGCGGCATGGGCGGCAAGGTCATGGCCCACCTCGACGACGGGCGCATCCTCCCGCTTATGGAGATGCGACCCGGCGACCGGGGCCATGTGGAATACATCAACGCGGGCGAGGCCCTGCGACAGGGCATGGCCGCCCTCGGACTCGACGAGGACGACCCCATAGAGCTTGTACGGGTGCTGCCGCCCATGGAATACACGGCCCTGGTCGTCGGACGTGGCCGGGTGCGGCTGGCCGAAGGCATGGCCGCCAAGATCCTCGGACGCATGGGATCGACCAGTTGCCAGTTCGCCAACGCCCGGGCCGGGCAGGATTTCACGGTGGAAACCATCATCGGCGGTCAGCGCGCCCAACGCGCCATCCGCTCCCTGCACATTACGCCGGGTACGACCCTGCGCCTGGAGATGGTGGGAGAGGCGCCAAGCTACCGCATGCCCGGCCGCGACCGCTGCGTCATCGCCGGAACGGGCGGCCTGCGGGTATATCTGCGCCTTGACCAGGCCGATCAGGTGGTGGTCGAATACGACGAGAGGGCCGCGCAGTGA
- a CDS encoding DUF4198 domain-containing protein, which yields MKKFRIAFGLMSLLILVAATAAQAHDMWLEKRGDRAWLLYGHPGSTDPYPLSRITALTGITANQWKVALEPVEHKGEAFAWLNDDFALLCVDFDNKYWYNTEEDGWRNFLDPREVRGTVIDEGRSWKLAKEIVSWQPFMAQPIGQRIEIVPLKDPTSLKQGDSLPVMVYYEGKPAPTTGAAVSITSDFAIEHPEMRTLTDQKPVNVKIGPAGRQLIIGKYEHRLDDTRRVWYAFSLSFTTK from the coding sequence ATGAAGAAGTTCCGTATTGCCTTTGGACTGATGAGCCTGCTGATCCTGGTTGCCGCCACTGCGGCCCAGGCCCATGACATGTGGCTGGAAAAACGGGGCGACCGGGCATGGCTGCTATACGGCCATCCGGGAAGCACCGACCCCTATCCCCTGTCCAGGATCACCGCCCTGACGGGCATTACCGCCAACCAGTGGAAAGTGGCGCTGGAGCCCGTGGAGCACAAGGGCGAGGCCTTTGCCTGGCTCAATGACGACTTTGCCCTGCTCTGCGTCGATTTCGACAACAAATACTGGTACAACACCGAGGAAGACGGCTGGCGCAACTTCCTTGATCCGCGTGAGGTGCGGGGCACCGTCATTGATGAGGGCCGCTCCTGGAAACTCGCCAAGGAGATCGTCTCCTGGCAGCCGTTCATGGCGCAGCCGATCGGGCAACGCATCGAAATCGTGCCCCTGAAGGACCCCACCTCGCTCAAGCAGGGCGACTCCCTGCCTGTAATGGTCTATTACGAAGGCAAACCAGCGCCCACCACCGGAGCAGCCGTATCCATCACCTCCGACTTCGCCATCGAGCACCCGGAGATGCGTACGCTCACCGACCAGAAGCCGGTCAACGTCAAGATCGGTCCTGCGGGACGCCAGCTGATCATCGGCAAGTACGAGCACCGCCTCGACGATACCCGCCGGGTCTGGTACGCCTTTTCCCTGAGCTTCACCACCAAGTAA
- a CDS encoding heavy metal translocating P-type ATPase, which produces MTDNRITEESAGGLRKPRLVHETGCRLRFRWNRLLDPALKPDWLEAWLANLPGASRARVNPAGRSLVIEYDGKTDHRALIAAALQDVPAEAFGGTRPAEPRRRLIDAAAHGAAAALLPLAPLPVQAVAGTAMGLPHILRGVDTLVNRGLKVRVLDMTTIGVSLLRADFTTAASISAMVILGEYLRTMSDDKSNALLRRLIADPVDTIRVERGGVEVRAGFGEVTAGEVVVCGQGEVVAVDGDIVEGEALLDLGSITGESAPVHVGPGDTVVSGSGVVEGRLRIEARRTGPETSMARIAALMARAAEEPSAAEVRSTRLADALAPITLGLGAALYAATGDLNRALSALTVDFACAVKFPAPVVVRTSMHSAAKLGAIVKTGRGLEALGEVDAVVFDKTGTLTRGIMSVTDIRPVPGGNADHLLRLAAAVEDRHGHPIGRAILAEAQRRGLDIPTPTRTDCSVAHGVSGMVEGILVRVGSRHFIGDDCGIDCSSLEKTASRYRAEGKSLIYVSAGNSLLGVAALRDTLRPEARSVVESLCAGGVRTVVLLTGDHAATAKSLAAELPLIDAIHSGLTPEEKALEVQRLKEAGHTVAVVGDGINDAPAFAAADVGICMSRATGLARDSAQVVLTRDSLEPLADVHRLARRSGAILQRCFAEGVTVNVGLLLAASAGYLSPATAAAIHNANTFALLGVAAHASSRPLAP; this is translated from the coding sequence GTGACCGACAACCGGATCACAGAAGAGTCCGCAGGAGGGCTCCGAAAGCCCCGACTGGTTCACGAAACCGGCTGTCGGCTCCGATTCCGCTGGAACCGCCTGCTCGACCCGGCCCTGAAGCCCGACTGGCTTGAAGCCTGGCTGGCCAACCTGCCGGGCGCCAGCCGGGCGCGGGTCAATCCCGCCGGACGCTCCCTGGTGATCGAATACGACGGCAAGACCGATCATCGCGCCCTCATCGCCGCCGCCCTTCAGGATGTGCCGGCAGAGGCATTCGGCGGCACCAGACCTGCCGAACCGCGCCGAAGGCTCATCGACGCGGCCGCCCACGGTGCGGCGGCGGCGCTGCTGCCCCTCGCCCCCCTGCCCGTGCAGGCCGTGGCCGGAACAGCCATGGGCCTGCCTCACATCCTGCGCGGCGTGGATACCCTGGTCAACCGTGGGCTCAAGGTCCGCGTCCTGGACATGACCACCATCGGCGTCAGCCTGCTGCGAGCGGACTTCACTACCGCGGCGTCCATTTCGGCCATGGTCATCCTCGGGGAATACCTCCGCACCATGTCCGACGACAAGTCCAACGCCCTGCTGCGTCGGCTCATCGCCGACCCGGTGGATACGATCCGGGTGGAGCGCGGCGGCGTGGAGGTCCGGGCCGGGTTCGGGGAAGTGACGGCAGGCGAGGTGGTGGTCTGCGGCCAGGGCGAGGTGGTGGCCGTGGACGGTGACATCGTCGAGGGCGAGGCCCTGCTGGACCTCGGCTCGATAACCGGAGAATCCGCGCCCGTGCATGTCGGCCCGGGAGACACCGTGGTCTCGGGCAGCGGCGTGGTCGAGGGACGGCTGCGCATCGAGGCCCGGCGCACAGGCCCCGAAACGAGCATGGCCCGCATCGCTGCCCTCATGGCCCGCGCCGCAGAGGAACCATCCGCCGCAGAGGTGCGCAGCACCCGGCTGGCCGACGCCCTGGCCCCCATCACCCTGGGCCTTGGCGCGGCTCTGTACGCGGCTACTGGCGATCTGAACCGCGCCCTCTCGGCCCTGACTGTGGACTTTGCCTGTGCCGTGAAATTTCCCGCCCCGGTGGTGGTCAGAACCTCCATGCACTCGGCCGCCAAGCTGGGAGCCATCGTCAAGACCGGGCGCGGCCTCGAAGCCCTTGGCGAGGTGGATGCCGTGGTCTTTGACAAAACCGGCACCCTGACCCGGGGGATCATGTCCGTGACCGACATCCGCCCCGTACCGGGCGGCAACGCGGACCACCTGCTGCGGCTGGCCGCTGCCGTGGAGGACAGGCATGGCCACCCCATTGGCCGGGCCATACTGGCCGAAGCCCAAAGGCGCGGGCTGGACATCCCCACTCCGACCCGCACCGACTGCTCCGTGGCCCACGGGGTCAGCGGCATGGTCGAAGGTATCCTGGTCCGCGTGGGCAGCCGACACTTCATCGGCGACGACTGCGGCATCGACTGCTCCAGCCTGGAAAAAACCGCCAGCCGTTACCGCGCCGAAGGCAAGAGCCTGATCTATGTTTCGGCCGGAAACTCCCTGCTCGGCGTGGCTGCCCTGCGCGACACCCTTCGGCCCGAGGCGCGGAGCGTGGTCGAGTCCCTGTGCGCGGGGGGCGTACGCACCGTGGTCCTGCTCACGGGCGACCATGCGGCCACAGCCAAATCCCTTGCTGCGGAACTTCCGCTGATCGACGCCATCCACTCCGGGCTGACGCCCGAGGAAAAGGCCCTTGAGGTGCAGCGGCTCAAGGAGGCAGGGCACACCGTGGCCGTGGTGGGCGACGGGATCAACGATGCCCCCGCCTTTGCCGCGGCCGACGTGGGCATTTGCATGTCGCGGGCTACGGGCCTTGCCCGGGATTCGGCCCAGGTGGTGCTGACCCGCGATTCGCTGGAACCGCTGGCCGATGTCCACCGGCTGGCCAGACGCTCGGGAGCGATTCTCCAGCGCTGCTTCGCCGAGGGAGTGACCGTCAACGTGGGCCTGCTTCTGGCCGCCTCGGCCGGGTATCTCTCACCCGCCACCGCCGCGGCCATCCACAACGCCAACACCTTTGCCCTTCTCGGGGTCGCGGCCCATGCCTCGTCGCGCCCCCTTGCCCCATGA
- a CDS encoding heavy metal translocating P-type ATPase, which translates to MKDIISTRHAITGRVRFRVRPMLRDHALARRIGTGLEALPFVETVRPNVACASLVVRYQPGEAHLAAIEDALYRLASARDTDTLACIAHDAPDCATPLCQCRACDATRTGCNPVKPALRRFVAISAVLGGVLVSGPLLGIGLAQTAFSPVGIAAAAFSLPLFKQAWQQLRDRRFTLEMFLGASCMAAVFAGEALTAFEILWITAGAELLKAWITERSRKSISRILEVSSHHTFILVDGVEMEKEVADLRPGDVVVLHTSEKVCVDGVIVDGEALMDEASITGRADFVPKRAGDEVLAGTFVRQGVIYVRAQRVGDRTYLARILKMVEDSLENRAPIEGVADRLASTLVKLGFAATAGTWLLTGSLWRAFTVMLVMACPCATVLAASTAVSAALSAAARRNILIKGGRYLEAVGTTDTVCFDKTGTLTTSEPVLARIVPLSGSDTERLLARAVSVEMHNHHPLAQAIKQEADRRGVAPEPHTVCEYFLGMGMRAEVGGSEILVGNARLMERHGVDVAPAGRRAAPLRRQGRTVLYVAEDKALLGLLAFDNLTRPESRQVVDRLRQGGIREVVLITGDEPNTAKELARKLGIATVHASVMPEDKAHIVDAMQTRGASVIMVGDGVNDALALTRADVGVAMGAGGSEVAIEAADIALVTDDLGGLVYVQSLSQATMKVVHQNFWIATGSNVAGVILGASGLLSPVMAGLLHIVHSLGVLANSSRLLRHQPPALAAGTED; encoded by the coding sequence ATGAAAGACATCATCTCCACCCGACACGCCATCACGGGGCGGGTCCGCTTCCGCGTCCGTCCCATGCTCCGCGACCACGCCCTGGCCAGACGCATCGGAACGGGACTCGAGGCACTTCCCTTCGTGGAAACGGTCCGGCCCAACGTGGCCTGCGCCAGCCTCGTGGTCCGATACCAACCGGGCGAAGCGCATCTGGCAGCCATTGAGGACGCCCTGTATCGGCTGGCGTCCGCCCGGGACACCGACACACTTGCCTGCATCGCGCACGATGCCCCTGATTGCGCCACCCCGCTGTGCCAGTGCCGGGCCTGCGATGCCACGCGCACGGGCTGCAACCCGGTCAAACCCGCCCTGCGCCGATTTGTGGCCATCAGCGCTGTGCTGGGAGGAGTGCTCGTCTCTGGCCCGCTTTTGGGCATCGGCCTGGCCCAGACAGCCTTCAGTCCCGTGGGCATCGCGGCTGCGGCTTTTTCCCTGCCCCTGTTCAAGCAGGCGTGGCAGCAACTGCGCGACCGCCGCTTCACCCTGGAGATGTTTCTCGGGGCGAGCTGCATGGCCGCCGTGTTTGCGGGAGAAGCCCTGACCGCCTTTGAAATCCTGTGGATCACCGCAGGCGCGGAACTGCTCAAGGCATGGATAACCGAACGCTCCCGCAAATCCATCAGCCGCATCCTCGAAGTCTCCTCCCACCATACCTTCATCCTGGTGGACGGGGTGGAGATGGAAAAGGAAGTGGCCGACCTGCGTCCGGGAGATGTGGTGGTCCTGCACACCAGCGAGAAAGTGTGCGTGGATGGCGTGATCGTGGACGGCGAGGCGCTCATGGACGAGGCATCCATCACCGGCCGGGCCGATTTCGTGCCCAAACGGGCGGGCGACGAGGTGCTGGCCGGAACCTTCGTGCGCCAGGGGGTCATCTATGTCCGGGCGCAACGGGTGGGCGACCGCACCTATCTGGCCCGCATATTGAAAATGGTGGAGGACTCCCTTGAGAACCGGGCACCCATCGAGGGCGTGGCCGACCGGCTGGCCTCCACCCTGGTCAAGCTCGGGTTCGCGGCCACGGCCGGGACCTGGCTGCTGACCGGCTCCCTGTGGCGGGCATTCACTGTCATGCTGGTCATGGCCTGCCCCTGCGCCACGGTGCTGGCGGCCTCCACGGCCGTGAGCGCCGCCCTGAGCGCTGCGGCCAGAAGGAACATCCTGATCAAGGGCGGCCGTTACCTTGAAGCAGTGGGCACCACCGACACCGTGTGTTTTGACAAGACCGGCACCCTGACCACCTCCGAGCCGGTCCTGGCCCGGATCGTTCCCCTAAGCGGCAGCGACACGGAGCGTCTCCTGGCCCGCGCCGTGTCGGTTGAGATGCACAATCATCATCCGCTGGCCCAGGCCATCAAGCAGGAGGCGGATCGGCGCGGGGTCGCCCCCGAGCCGCACACGGTCTGCGAATATTTCCTTGGCATGGGTATGCGCGCCGAGGTCGGCGGCAGCGAAATCCTGGTGGGCAACGCCCGGCTCATGGAACGCCACGGGGTAGACGTGGCCCCGGCCGGACGCAGGGCAGCGCCGCTGCGCCGCCAAGGGCGCACGGTGCTCTATGTGGCCGAAGACAAAGCCCTGCTCGGCCTGCTCGCCTTTGACAACCTCACCCGGCCTGAAAGCCGTCAGGTGGTCGACAGGCTGCGCCAGGGCGGCATCCGCGAGGTGGTCCTGATTACCGGCGACGAGCCCAACACCGCCAAAGAGCTGGCCCGCAAGCTCGGTATCGCCACGGTCCACGCATCGGTCATGCCCGAAGACAAGGCGCATATCGTGGATGCGATGCAGACCCGCGGGGCATCGGTGATCATGGTCGGCGACGGCGTCAACGACGCCCTGGCCCTGACCCGCGCCGATGTGGGCGTGGCCATGGGGGCGGGCGGATCGGAGGTGGCCATTGAGGCTGCTGACATTGCCCTGGTTACCGACGACCTGGGCGGGCTGGTCTATGTCCAGTCCCTGAGCCAGGCCACCATGAAGGTGGTCCATCAAAACTTCTGGATTGCCACCGGCTCCAATGTGGCCGGAGTGATCCTGGGCGCAAGCGGACTGCTCTCGCCGGTCATGGCCGGGCTGCTGCACATCGTCCACTCGCTGGGCGTCCTGGCGAACTCGTCGCGCCTGTTGCGCCACCAACCCCCGGCTCTGGCGGCCGGAACCGAGGACTAA
- a CDS encoding catalase — protein sequence MTKKKKETMTTAFGHPVGNDLNSATAGPRGPVLMQDVHLLEKLSHFDRERIPERVVHAKGAGAYGYFEVTADVTKYTRAAFLSKVGKKTDVFARFSTVGGEKGSADAERDPRGFAIKFYTEEGNYDMTGNNTPVFFIRDPLKFPDFIHTQKRDPVTNLKSPTMAWDFWSLTPESIHQVTILFSDRGTPATYRNMNGYSSHTYKWYNAKGDYFWVQYHFKTDQGIRNLTGPEAAGMCGKDPDHATRDLHDAIARGEYPSWTLEMQILTPRQAEKFGWDIFDITKVWPHKEVPPVKVGRLVLNRNPENYFAEVEQAAFNPSNLVPGIGVSPDKMLQGRLFSYHDTHLHRLGPNYHLIPVNQPKNAPEKSYQRDGAMRTDNNGGGGPNYWPNSFGAPAPDTSFVEPPIPLEGHGGRHEFAHENDDFVQPGNLYRRVMTEQDRANLVSNILGSLGQVPKPIQLRQCALFYKADEDYGSRVAKGLGLDLAKVRKLTAMSQEERVAATPVK from the coding sequence ATGACAAAGAAGAAAAAAGAGACGATGACCACTGCCTTTGGACATCCGGTGGGCAATGACCTGAACTCTGCCACTGCCGGGCCTCGCGGGCCGGTGCTGATGCAGGACGTTCATCTGCTGGAAAAACTCTCCCATTTCGACCGCGAACGCATCCCGGAGCGGGTGGTCCATGCCAAGGGGGCGGGCGCCTACGGCTATTTCGAGGTCACGGCCGATGTGACCAAGTACACCCGGGCCGCCTTCCTCTCCAAGGTGGGCAAGAAAACCGACGTGTTCGCCCGCTTTTCCACCGTGGGCGGCGAGAAGGGCAGTGCCGACGCAGAGCGCGATCCACGCGGCTTTGCCATCAAGTTCTACACCGAGGAAGGCAACTACGACATGACCGGCAACAACACCCCGGTCTTCTTCATCCGCGATCCCCTCAAGTTCCCGGATTTCATCCACACCCAGAAGCGCGACCCGGTCACCAACCTGAAAAGTCCGACCATGGCCTGGGATTTCTGGTCGCTGACGCCCGAGTCCATCCATCAGGTGACCATTCTCTTTTCGGATCGCGGCACCCCGGCCACGTATCGGAACATGAACGGCTACTCCAGCCACACCTATAAATGGTATAATGCCAAGGGCGACTATTTCTGGGTCCAGTACCATTTCAAGACCGATCAGGGGATCAGGAACCTGACCGGCCCCGAGGCGGCCGGGATGTGCGGCAAGGACCCGGACCATGCCACCCGCGATCTTCACGATGCCATCGCCCGCGGCGAATACCCCTCATGGACCCTGGAGATGCAGATTCTCACGCCCAGGCAGGCCGAGAAGTTCGGCTGGGACATCTTCGACATCACCAAGGTCTGGCCCCACAAGGAAGTGCCGCCCGTCAAGGTCGGCAGACTGGTGCTTAACCGCAACCCGGAGAACTATTTTGCCGAGGTGGAGCAGGCCGCCTTCAACCCGAGCAACTTGGTGCCCGGCATCGGCGTCTCGCCAGACAAGATGCTCCAGGGGCGCCTGTTCTCCTACCACGACACCCATCTGCACCGGCTTGGACCCAACTATCATCTGATTCCGGTCAACCAGCCCAAGAACGCGCCCGAGAAGAGCTACCAGCGCGACGGCGCCATGCGTACGGACAACAACGGCGGAGGCGGGCCCAACTACTGGCCCAACAGCTTCGGCGCTCCGGCCCCGGACACCTCCTTTGTCGAGCCGCCCATCCCCCTGGAGGGTCACGGAGGCCGCCATGAGTTCGCCCATGAGAACGACGATTTCGTGCAGCCGGGCAACCTGTATCGCCGCGTCATGACCGAGCAGGACCGGGCCAATCTGGTCAGCAACATTCTGGGCAGCCTGGGCCAGGTGCCAAAGCCGATCCAGCTGCGTCAGTGCGCCCTGTTCTACAAGGCCGACGAGGACTACGGAAGCCGTGTGGCCAAGGGGCTCGGCCTTGACCTGGCCAAGGTCAGGAAGCTTACCGCCATGAGCCAGGAGGAGCGGGTGGCCGCAACGCCCGTCAAATAA